Proteins found in one Caldisericia bacterium genomic segment:
- a CDS encoding ABC transporter ATP-binding protein, whose translation MLKVENLHVSYGPIEAIHGVSFEIKEREIVSILGSNGAGKTTILKTISGILKPNSGVITFDGKVINGLDPSIIVKHGIIHVPEGRHIFPDLTVKENLLLGGYFLNQKEIKNQLDYVFLTFPILKERINQKAGSLSGGEQQMLAIGRGLMSKPKILLLDEPSLGLAPIIITNIFNILYDLSKKEGLSVLLVEQNAKKALAISDRAYVLMNGVIILSGESKELKDKEEVKKLYLGR comes from the coding sequence ATGCTTAAAGTAGAGAATTTGCATGTATCATATGGTCCAATTGAGGCAATTCATGGTGTTAGTTTTGAGATAAAAGAAAGAGAAATAGTTTCAATTTTAGGATCAAATGGTGCTGGAAAGACAACCATTTTAAAAACAATTTCTGGAATTTTAAAACCAAATAGCGGAGTCATAACTTTTGATGGAAAAGTGATAAATGGTCTTGATCCTTCTATTATTGTAAAACATGGAATAATTCATGTTCCTGAAGGAAGACATATTTTTCCTGATTTAACAGTTAAAGAGAACCTTCTTTTAGGAGGATACTTTTTAAATCAAAAAGAGATAAAAAATCAACTTGATTATGTTTTTCTTACTTTTCCAATATTAAAAGAGAGAATTAATCAAAAAGCAGGTTCACTTTCTGGTGGAGAGCAACAGATGCTTGCAATTGGAAGAGGTCTTATGTCAAAACCTAAAATTCTTCTTTTAGATGAACCATCTTTGGGTCTTGCTCCAATTATAATAACAAATATATTTAATATTCTTTATGATCTTTCAAAAAAAGAAGGACTTTCTGTTCTTCTTGTTGAGCAAAATGCAAAAAAAGCACTAGCAATTTCTGATAGAGCATATGTTTTAATGAATGGAGTAATAATTCTTTCTGGTGAAAGCAAAGAACTTAAAGATAAAGAAGAAGTTAAAAAACTTTATTTAGGGAGGTAA
- a CDS encoding ABC transporter ATP-binding protein has translation MLKIENLTVEFGKLVAVNNFSMEVKEGEIHGLIGPNGAGKTTVFNAIYNFVPYKGKIMFLDKNLKNFPTYKLNYLGISRTYQNLSLFPTLTVYDNIALGLYTKLKSNFFKDIFGFDVLKSKDVKNKVFEITNLLNITYYQNSYPIFLPYGIQKLVELGRALISEPKLLLLDEPAAGLTKEEKINLMEILKKLRDLGYTILIVEHDMELIMDISTVITVMSFGNKISEGPPDFVSNDKKVIEAYLGEG, from the coding sequence TTGCTTAAAATTGAAAATCTTACTGTTGAGTTTGGAAAATTAGTCGCTGTTAATAATTTTAGTATGGAGGTTAAAGAAGGTGAAATTCATGGATTAATAGGTCCAAACGGTGCGGGTAAAACTACAGTTTTTAATGCAATCTATAATTTTGTTCCATATAAAGGCAAAATTATGTTTTTAGATAAAAATTTAAAAAACTTTCCAACATATAAATTAAATTATCTTGGAATATCAAGAACCTATCAAAACCTTTCTCTTTTTCCAACTCTAACTGTTTATGATAACATCGCTCTTGGTTTATATACAAAACTTAAGAGTAACTTTTTTAAAGATATTTTTGGCTTTGATGTTTTAAAAAGTAAAGACGTTAAAAATAAAGTTTTTGAAATTACAAACTTACTTAATATTACATACTATCAAAACTCATATCCAATCTTTTTACCATATGGAATTCAAAAATTAGTGGAACTTGGTAGAGCATTAATTAGTGAACCAAAACTTCTTCTTCTTGATGAACCAGCAGCAGGTTTAACAAAAGAAGAGAAAATTAATTTGATGGAAATTTTAAAGAAATTAAGAGATTTAGGATACACAATTTTAATTGTTGAACATGATATGGAGTTAATTATGGATATTTCAACTGTTATAACAGTTATGAGTTTTGGAAACAAAATAAGTGAAGGACCACCAGATTTTGTATCAAATGATAAAAAAGTTATTGAAGCATATTTGGGGGAGGGATAA